Proteins encoded in a region of the Nicotiana tomentosiformis chromosome 9, ASM39032v3, whole genome shotgun sequence genome:
- the LOC104110513 gene encoding phylloplanin-like, translating to MALAKMFMIFLLAALIASPAVVAQLVSIRISGVVLCSVNGNLDVINGLTPQVFSNATVQLRCGTRNVVSSTITNGSGVFSLVVDSRVNTLPLLLSNCRLVVATPLSTCNASLPSVGLLASSLRIVNTGIGGFGGLINVGLGPTGFILNPNLIL from the exons ATGGCTTTAGCAAAAATGTTCATGATTTTCCTTTTGGCTGCATTAATCGCATCCCCCGCTGTTGTTGCCCAACTTGTTTCAATACGTATAAGTGGGGTTGTACTTTGTAGCGTTAACGGCAATTTAGATGTCATCAACGGACTCACCCCCCAAGTTTTTTCTA ATGCAACAGTGCAATTGAGGTGTGGAACAAGAAATGTGGTATCAAGTACAATAACAAATGGATCGGGAGTATTTTCCTTGGTGGTAGATTCTCGTGTAAATACTTTGCCATTGCTATTGTCCAACTGTCGTTTAGTAGTTGCAACTCCACTCTCAACATGTAACGCGAGCTTACCATCTGTTGGGCTTTTGGCATCATCCTTGAGAATTGTAAATACCGGTATTGGCGGTTTCGGCGGTCTTATTAATGTCGGTTTAGGTCCTACTGGTTTTATACTTAATCCTAACCTCATTTTATAG